From the Nodularia sp. NIES-3585 genome, one window contains:
- a CDS encoding serine/threonine-protein kinase produces MLAGTTLQGGKYTLIQEIGRGGFGITFKATHNYLGQEVVMKTINEKLRQHSDFAKFERQFQDEARRLATCVHPHIVRVSDFFVEDGLPYMVMEYIRGDTLGDAFVLPAIPLPEATAIHYMRQIGAALQVVHNNGLLHRDIKPDNIILRQGTQEVVLIDFGIAREFNNGVRQTHTGMVSEGYSPLEQYLTQAPRTPATDVYGLAATLYALLTAQVPLPVLLRDREKMPSPRELQPHLSAAVNEAVMRGMAIESQFRPSTVAEWLQLLPGSRIKTPPSLPTQAVPTIVLPVQQQRQKILQKTLISRENKSAITQKQGAFKIFIAISVIFVAGTAGFGITNLFSHSQPESSSPPLFEKPTIEPEKPLADSPSSSQEAENNNRQNPRASSPRNSTRVTTPKPRQRNIPVPQEQTPNTSSNSSTESQPESTSTGPSVKPSVDPSQSLLETLREVRSTRETLPPRSLENSLPTTRQDSSLPPPVKPPNSTIIPTAPPPTEAKRSDPPAVVVPTVENQPGSIVLPSD; encoded by the coding sequence ATGTTAGCAGGCACAACTTTGCAAGGTGGCAAATACACCCTCATTCAGGAAATAGGGCGCGGTGGCTTTGGCATTACGTTTAAGGCTACTCATAACTACCTGGGTCAGGAGGTAGTTATGAAAACTATTAATGAAAAACTGCGCCAACATTCTGATTTTGCCAAATTCGAGCGCCAATTCCAAGATGAAGCCAGAAGATTGGCTACTTGTGTCCATCCTCATATTGTCAGAGTCAGTGACTTTTTTGTGGAAGATGGACTGCCTTACATGGTGATGGAATACATTCGTGGCGATACTTTGGGAGACGCATTTGTATTGCCAGCGATTCCTTTACCGGAAGCAACAGCCATTCATTATATGCGTCAAATTGGGGCGGCATTACAGGTAGTACATAACAATGGTTTGCTGCATCGGGATATCAAGCCAGATAATATTATCCTGCGTCAAGGAACTCAGGAAGTAGTCCTGATTGATTTTGGCATTGCCCGCGAATTTAATAATGGTGTCAGGCAAACTCACACTGGTATGGTTTCTGAGGGCTATTCTCCCCTGGAACAGTATTTGACTCAAGCACCGCGCACACCCGCTACAGATGTTTATGGTTTGGCGGCAACTTTGTATGCTTTGTTAACAGCACAAGTTCCCTTACCAGTATTATTGCGCGATCGCGAAAAAATGCCCTCTCCTCGCGAACTGCAACCCCACCTGAGTGCAGCAGTTAATGAAGCGGTAATGCGTGGTATGGCTATAGAATCTCAATTTCGTCCGTCAACAGTTGCCGAATGGTTGCAATTATTGCCTGGAAGTAGAATCAAGACACCTCCATCACTGCCAACTCAGGCAGTGCCAACTATAGTTTTACCTGTTCAGCAGCAGCGCCAAAAAATTCTCCAAAAAACTCTGATCAGTCGTGAGAACAAGTCAGCAATAACTCAGAAACAGGGGGCTTTTAAAATATTCATAGCGATAAGTGTAATCTTTGTTGCTGGCACAGCAGGTTTTGGCATCACTAACCTATTTTCCCATTCTCAGCCAGAGTCATCTTCACCACCTCTGTTTGAAAAGCCGACAATCGAGCCGGAAAAACCATTAGCTGATTCGCCATCTTCATCCCAGGAAGCAGAAAATAACAACAGACAAAATCCTCGCGCTTCTTCACCACGTAACTCTACGCGAGTCACAACTCCCAAGCCACGCCAGCGTAATATTCCTGTTCCTCAGGAGCAGACTCCAAATACCAGTAGCAACAGTTCGACAGAAAGTCAACCAGAATCTACTTCTACCGGGCCATCAGTCAAACCTAGCGTTGATCCCTCACAGTCATTATTAGAGACGCTGCGAGAAGTCCGTTCAACTCGTGAGACTTTACCGCCGCGATCGCTGGAAAATAGTTTACCCACCACTCGTCAAGATTCTTCCTTACCCCCACCTGTGAAGCCACCAAATTCGACCATTATCCCAACAGCACCACCACCAACGGAAGCAAAACGCTCAGATCCTCCGGCTGTAGTAGTCCCCACTGTGGAAAACCAGCCGGGTTCAATAGTACTGCCTAGCGACTA